The DNA sequence CTATGTTTATTCAATCGTGCAAAAATAACACAGAACCTTTTGTATCATTTCAATTTGCTACTGTTGACAAACTAACGAACAAACCACGTTGCAGAACGGTAGTGTTTAgagattttttatttcatgACAAAAGAACTAATGTGTTGACTTTTAACACTGATATGAGGAGCTCAAAGATAACTGAATCATTCATAACgccaaattcaaataaatctGGCAGCAGTAAAAGATGTGAGACTCCATTTTTCGAAGCATGTGTATATTTCCCCGAAACTTGGGAACAGTATCGGTTCAGTGGCCAGTGCTTTACAATATCTAGACAATTTAAGGAAATACCGGCTGATATTGTAACCAAGTATGATATATTTTCACCGCGGTTTTCAGAGACAAACGATGACAGTACTGACGAAGAAATGGATACTTCAATTAACGACGACaacgataaaaataatgacgCCGACAATAATGACATTAACGAAGATAACAAACTTATAGAAATCATAGACAGCGATGAACACCATGAGGTGGAAGATGATTACTACCCGCAACCACAAGAATGGGAGGCAGAATTACTAAGACAATGGTCCTCTTTATCAAGGCATACCAAATCATTGTATAGAAAGCCAGCACCAGGCCAAAAACTTACCTCTGAAACTAGCAAACAATTGGACAAACTCCATAGGGGTGTTGATGGTGCTAAAGAGGATGCCGGCctagaaaattttggtaTTGTCTGTCTATGTGTTGAGTCCgttgattttttgaacttgaAAGAGGGAAGAGGTGGTGAAAGATGGATTTTCCAGAAAACTGACGGCAAAGACGAAGATCTGTGGGAGGAACAAGAAGTTTGTCCGTAAGAAATGTTAAATCGTTTTGCTAATGTTCGGTAGTGATTCACGCTTTGTATTCGCGCTATCTCGATTTCTACCTATATAGTTAATCTCTGTACCAAAACAATCTTTCCAACTATCCATTAATCATAATATATTATCAGCGTCGGCGATTTTACAACGCTTGACAAAAGCCGCGGGCGGGATTCTTGGGGGTAGTGTCACCGGCAGTTAATCTAATCAAGAGGCGCCTAAAGgaaaagatagaaaatAGAACAAAGCAATCGCCGCTTTGGACGGCAAAGATAGTTATCCATTGTGCGATGATTGGATATGATTTGTTTCCAGTAGTATAAGCAAGCGCCAGATCTGTTTACTATGGAATTAAGTGAGTAATCTCGCGGGATGTAATGATTTAAGGGAATCTGGTTTCAAGATTTCacatatatttatataaaagGCCATTCGTAACTTCTATAATTTTAGGATTTTCCTTTCTCCTCAAATACTAACTTGTTGTATTACATTACAGAAAGCCCAAACAAGAAACCACAATTAAGAAATAACTAAAGCAATGTCTATTTGTGAACAATACTATCCAGAAGAGCCAGCCAAACCAATTATCAAGACCAAGTCCATTCCTGGTCCTGAGTCTCAGAAGCAATTGAAAGAACTCGGCGGAGTTTTTGACACAAGACCAGCATATTTCTTGGCTGATTATGAGAAATCCTTAGGTAACTATATCACTGATGTGGATGGGAACACATATTTGGATTTGTATGCTCAAATCGCCTCAATCGCACTTGGTTACAACAACCCCGCTTTGATCAAGGCGGCACAATCACCAGAAATGATTCGCGCTCTAGTCGACCGTCCTGCTTTAGGTAATTTCCCATCAAAGGATTTAGACAAAATGTTGAAGCAAATATTGAAATCTGCACCAAAGGGTCAAGACCATGTCTGGTCGGGGCTTTCTGGTGCGGACGCCAATGAGTTAGCATTCAAGGCTGCCTTTATTTATTACCGTGCCCAACAAAGAGGCTATGATGCtgatttttctgaaaaagaaaacatatCTGTCATGGACAATGACGCTCCTGGTGCCCCCCACCTCGCTGTATTATCGTTCAAGAGAGCGTTCCACGGTAGATTGTTTGCCTCCGGCTCCACAACTTGTTCTAAACCAATTCACAAGTTGGATTTCCCAGCCTTCCACTGGCCTCACGCTGAATATCCATCTTACAAATATCCACTAGATGAAAACTCTGATGAGAACCGTAAAGAAGATGACCGTTGCTTGGCCATTGTTGAGGAATTAATCAAAACCTGGTCTATTCCAGTTGCTGCCTTAATCATTGAACCCATTCAGTCCGAAGGTGGTGATAACCACGCTTCTAAGTATTTCTTGCAAAAGCTAAGAGACATTACCTTGAAGCATAACGTTGTCTACATCATAGATGAAGTGCAAACAGGTGTCGGAGCCACCGGTAAACTATGGTGCCATGAGTACGCCGACATTCAACCACCTGTAGATTTAGTGACATTTTCCAAGAAATTCCAGAGTGCAGGATATTTCTTCCACGATCCTAAATTTATTCCAAACAAACCATACAGACAATTCAACACATGGTGTGGTGAACCTGCCAGAATGATCATTGCAGGTGCCATTGGACAGGAAATCTCTGACAAGAAGTTGACTGAACAGTGTTCAAGAGTAGGTGATTATTTATACAAGAAATTGGAGGATTtgcaaaagaaataccctgaaaactttcaaaacttgAGAGGTAAAGGAAGAGGCACATTCATTGCCTGGGATTTGCCCACtggtgaaaaaagagacttgctattgaagaaattgaagttGAATGGTTGCAATGTGGGTGGATGTGCAGTCCATGCAGTGAGATTAAGACCTTCATTAACATTTGAGGAGAAGCATGCTGATATCTTCGTTGAAGCATTGGCCAAGGCAGTTAATGAATTATGATGTATATTAGTGAGGCCGTGTCACGTTCCCTTTCTTTTGGCCTCTGTATATGTGTATCCTTTTATaatttttagaaaaaagttttatatTAATCATCAGCTGACTATGAAAAGTATGGGCGGGTATTAacaataggaaaaaaaaatcggCTTATGTGACTGTAGTAAAGACATgtggtaaaaaaaaataattttatcTGAACCTTAAATATATCATTTATGAGTGTATATATTATACAAACGCAATAACAGTGGCACCCGCCCTTCACCTCCACCTGCTACTTGTAATTTGTGTttgttttggaaaagatCTTTTGCTTACTCACCGAACAACTTTCTGACTCTTTTCAATACAGAATCCTTTTCAGGATCATAAGGATGGTCCTTGGATGGAATCTCTAAAATAGCAGGGAATGCATTGGTGAAGGAGTCCACTCTTGCTCTTATGTTTTCCGCGATATGCTGGTTGATTAGAAGGATGGCAATATCGTCCCTCTCTTCAGTGAAGTGATTAAACTTATCAGTGATTTCCTCCTTGGTACTTTTACCTTCTTGGTAAACAAAgaagttcttttcttgagtTTCAGGAGAGATTTGTCCAATGCCGGCTAACAATAAACCGGTCGTAGTATCTTCGTCAGCTATCACAGCTATAAGAGTACGTTTCTCAGCCATAATTTAGTTACTATACGTCAGTGAGACTAGTTATGGATATAGATGTGTGATGCTCTATCTTCCAAGCTCTTCGCCAACCTGATACAATAAATGTAGTGTTAGCAATTCACGTCGGTTTTCCTGATATCGttcgccttttttttttttttctttccttttccttcttccCTTTACCGGCGTGAGGCAGCGAAATTTTTCCAGTACGCATGTACGCAAGTTTCAGCAGCAATAAGGGGAAAGATAATGATATAgctggaaaaaatcaatagCTTTAGCATAAACCCATCAAAAGTCGGAAAATGTTGGTAAGAAATGGGTATCTCGGTAAGTTTCTGAAGAACTCTCGATCATTCAGTGTGCTGAATTCTTCGGTACGCTCAGGTCACAACAAATGGTCAACCATTAAGCACGGTAAAGCCAAGAACGATGCTGAACGAAACAAGATTAACAACAAGTTTGCAAATCAGATAGCAATGTCGGTCAAGCTGGGCAACGGTATTACCGACCCAACCATGAATATTAGATTAGCCACAAGTATTGAGCTagcaaataaaaacaaCGTCAGTAAGAAAGTTATTGAGAACGCCATTCGGAAAGCTTCTGGAAGCAGCGGATCGGGTAAGGACTCGAACACGTCCGAGCTATGTGTATACGAGGGAATGGCGCCTGGTGGGGTGGCTATTGTGGTGGAGGCGCTTACGGACAATAAGAACAGGACTATAGGTCTGATAAGAAGTGCATTTAATAAAGCCAACGGGTCAATGACTCCAACgttgtttttcttcgacAAAAAAGGGTATGTTACAGTGATACCTCCGAAGGAGTTAGACTCTGAGGACAAGGTGCTGGAAAGCGTACTGGAGATTCAGGGCATTGAAGACATTACGACCCTGCAGGAAGACGCAGAAGACTTAGAGTGTGATACTGAAACTGAAACTACAGGCCCCACTTATGAGGCGGTGACAGAACCAGCAAATACCAACAAGGTGGCCGCCCTATTGAAGGAGCGTGGTTTCCACATCAGGGACTTAGGCATCGGCTACAACGCCAAGCCGGACATGGCAGTTTCCGTGCAAGGCGATGAAGCGTTCGAGAAATTACAGAAGCTGACCACCGCGCTCGAGGACATTGACGAGGTAACGTCGTTGTACACAAACGCCAGCGACGCCTAATGCGAGCAAACCGTAAATAGACAATCAATACCACAAATACCTGTATATAGCAAACAAACAGTAGTGATAACTGTTATAGAAAGTAtaaacaacaacaaagacAAAAGGAAGTAAACGTACAGCAGACACCAGTGCTTGCCTGCAGCGCACCGCTGTCTGCGGACTGGCGGGGGGCGAGCAAGAGCCGAGGAACCACCGACGGAAGGCGGGCGGAGACGGAGACGCAGCCGAGATCTATTTTTGCTCAGCGGTAATATTAGGTCATAGCTAGGGGGATCTGGAAGCACAGCGATGTGCCCCCTCCTCTCAAACGACACCAGCATAAACTAAGGGCTCATCTCGAAACTTCAAAGTGCTTCATTCATGTCGGTGGTGGTGTCTGTTGTGTCTTCCATGGGCAAGGAGCGCTTTATTACTTGTTATCCGATGAggtgtcatttttttcttttttccctcttTCTTGGGGTCTTGACAGTCATTAAATCGAactttttcagtttttcttcttcgggAAGATCAGTTTTGGCAGAAAAAGTGTGCATAAAAAACGAAGGATACACTGTTATTTACTATAAGTAGTCTTCGATTCGTATAGGGAGGCCAAGGCACATAAAGATCTATTTTGAGGAGGTAATTAAGATCTATTCCTTCACGCTACCACAGTTTGTTCAATTAATTTCGCTTCATATCGGTTTGGTTCGGTTTCATTTCCACTTTAGCTTGCTCCCAGTTAGTATTATAAAAGCATTCTACAAAGTGATCGTATAAGTAGTTGAAATATGGCAAGCCGCACTTGGATCAGGAAGGAGAGCTTCGGTTCAAGCCTGTATATGTGGCGACTGATTCTCATGGCGTTATTAACAACACTGCCGCTAGGCGTTCTTTCTCAGGAGTTGGCTCCGGCTAATAGCACAATATCGAGCACAGCTCCTTCTATCACTTCACTTTCTGCGGTTGACTCATTTACATCTACTGTCGATACAACGAGCAGCGCAAGCTTATCAACACCTAGTATAGCGTCCGTATCCTTTACTTCCTTCCCCCAAA is a window from the Saccharomyces paradoxus chromosome VII, complete sequence genome containing:
- the VMA7 gene encoding H(+)-transporting V1 sector ATPase subunit F (Subunit F of the V1 peripheral membrane domain of V-ATPase~similar to YGR020C), which encodes MAEKRTLIAVIADEDTTTGLLLAGIGQISPETQEKNFFVYQEGKSTKEEITDKFNHFTEERDDIAILLINQHIAENIRARVDSFTNAFPAILEIPSKDHPYDPEKDSVLKRVRKLFGE
- a CDS encoding uncharacterized protein (similar to YGR017W), giving the protein MSHQMAPWVPMFIQSCKNNTEPFVSFQFATVDKLTNKPRCRTVVFRDFLFHDKRTNVLTFNTDMRSSKITESFITPNSNKSGSSKRCETPFFEACVYFPETWEQYRFSGQCFTISRQFKEIPADIVTKYDIFSPRFSETNDDSTDEEMDTSINDDNDKNNDADNNDINEDNKLIEIIDSDEHHEVEDDYYPQPQEWEAELLRQWSSLSRHTKSLYRKPAPGQKLTSETSKQLDKLHRGVDGAKEDAGLENFGIVCLCVESVDFLNLKEGRGGERWIFQKTDGKDEDLWEEQEVCP
- the UGA1 gene encoding 4-aminobutyrate transaminase (Gamma-aminobutyrate (GABA) transaminase~similar to YGR019W); protein product: MSICEQYYPEEPAKPIIKTKSIPGPESQKQLKELGGVFDTRPAYFLADYEKSLGNYITDVDGNTYLDLYAQIASIALGYNNPALIKAAQSPEMIRALVDRPALGNFPSKDLDKMLKQILKSAPKGQDHVWSGLSGADANELAFKAAFIYYRAQQRGYDADFSEKENISVMDNDAPGAPHLAVLSFKRAFHGRLFASGSTTCSKPIHKLDFPAFHWPHAEYPSYKYPLDENSDENRKEDDRCLAIVEELIKTWSIPVAALIIEPIQSEGGDNHASKYFLQKLRDITLKHNVVYIIDEVQTGVGATGKLWCHEYADIQPPVDLVTFSKKFQSAGYFFHDPKFIPNKPYRQFNTWCGEPARMIIAGAIGQEISDKKLTEQCSRVGDYLYKKLEDLQKKYPENFQNLRGKGRGTFIAWDLPTGEKRDLLLKKLKLNGCNVGGCAVHAVRLRPSLTFEEKHADIFVEALAKAVNEL
- the DPC29 gene encoding post-initiation translation factor DPC29 (similar to YGR021W), which gives rise to MLVRNGYLGKFLKNSRSFSVLNSSVRSGHNKWSTIKHGKAKNDAERNKINNKFANQIAMSVKLGNGITDPTMNIRLATSIELANKNNVSKKVIENAIRKASGSSGSGKDSNTSELCVYEGMAPGGVAIVVEALTDNKNRTIGLIRSAFNKANGSMTPTLFFFDKKGYVTVIPPKELDSEDKVLESVLEIQGIEDITTLQEDAEDLECDTETETTGPTYEAVTEPANTNKVAALLKERGFHIRDLGIGYNAKPDMAVSVQGDEAFEKLQKLTTALEDIDEVTSLYTNASDA